The following is a genomic window from Verrucomicrobiota bacterium.
CCCCGATGGAGACATTTACTACCTCCGCCACGCTCCAGACCCAGAAGCCAAACCCATCGTTCTGCTCCATTGCCCAGTGTTCTGAATCCATTCCAACTTTGATCGCACACTCTTTTCCAACTTTGTTTGCTACACGACACTGATATGGGGATGTTTTGACAGCTTCGCAAGTTTCGGCACAATGCCGCGCATGAAACCCAATCGTTCAGTTCGCTTTTGCTCTATTTTGATTCTCGCGCTTTCGAGTTTTGTCGCCCGCGCCGCCGATGATTACAAGCTCGGCCCGGAGTCGATGCCGCAGGAGGGCGTGCCGCAAGGCGAGGTGACCAAACACAAATGGGAAAGCAAAATCTTCGAGGGCACGGTGCGCGATTATTGGGTCTATGTGCCCAAACAATACGACGCGGCCAAGCCGGCTTGCGTGATGGTGTTTCAGGATGGCGGTGGTTACGTGAGCACCAACGGCCAGTACCGCGTCCCGACTGTCTTCGACAATCTGATCGCGAAAAAAGAAATGCCCGTCACCATCGGCATCTTCATCAATCCCGGTGAAGTTCCCGCTGCTGAAGCCGGGCAAAAACCGCGCAGCAATCGGAGTTTTGAATACGACTCGTTGAGCGATCAATACGCCCGCTTTCTGTTGGAAGAAATCCTGCCTGAAGTCGGCAAGAAATATAATCTGACCAAAGACCCGGAAGGCCGCGCCATTTGCGGCATCAGTTCCGGCGGCATTTGCGCGTGGACGGTGGCGTGGGAACGGCCCGAGGCGTTTCGGAAGGTGCTGAGCCACGTCGGCAGTTTCACGAACATCCGCGGCGGGCACGTTTATCCCGCGTTGATTCGCAAGACGGAAAAGAAACCGATCCGCGTTTTTCTGCAGGACGGCTCCGGTGATCTCGACAATCTTCACGGCAACTGGCCGTTGGCGAACCAGGAAATGGCCGCGGCGCTGAAATTTGCCAAGTATGATTACAAGTTTGAATTCGGCGACGGTGGTCACAACGGAAAACATGGCGGCGCGATTTTGCCGGAATCGTTGAAATGGCTCTGGCAGGATTATGCGAAATGAAACGTGAAGGAAACATCGCCCTGTTTGCCAACTCCGACACCTCTCTCAAAGGCGCTTCCCGCACCATGAACCTGCTGCCAAACCAACCCACCCCTGACCCCTCCCAAGAGGGGAACAATCTACCGCGCGTCGCTCCCCTCCTGGGAGGGGCAAGGGGTGGGTTCAGGGATGCAATGCGCGGAACTTTCTTTCGGGGAATTCTCACCCTGCCTTCTCCCCATGCGATGGGGAGAGGGTGGCCTCTGGTCGGGTGAGGGGTCCAGTAAAGTTATGTGATTAGTAATCGCGTTAACCATGATCAAGATGAAGAATTTGAATTCTTTGGCAGTGGTTTTGGCCAGTGTGTCCTTCGTGTTTCGAGCTTCAAGCCAGGATATGCCGCTTTCAACAGTTTTGATTGACGGCGAAGGCTGGCAACTGGTCGGCGAAGGTTACGGCTTCACTGACGCCGCTTGCTCCGATGCTGAGGGGAATTTTTATTTCAGCGATTTGCCCAAGTCCGTTGTGCATCGCGTTTCCGCGGACGGCAAGGTCACGCCGTTTCTGGAAAATGGACCGAAGATCAGCGGCCTCAAGTTCGGTCCGGATGGACGCCTCTACGCCTGCACGCAAGGGCCGAAGAAACAGGTCGTTGCCTTCAGGCTGCCGTCGAAGGAGATGACCGTGCTCGCGGACAATGTGCAACCCAATGATCTGGTCGTGTCACACAAGGGCTTCGTCTATTTCACCGAGACGGGCAAGGGACAAGTCACGATTGTCGATGCGAAGGGCAATGTGCGTGTCGGTGCCACCGGCATCAAAGCGCCCAACGGCATCACGCTCTCAGCCGATCAAGGCACGCTCGTCGTGTCCGAATACTCCGGCACGAACGCATGGGCGTTCCGCGTCGAGTCCGACGGCAGCCTCACTCACGGCGAGCGTTACGTGACATTGCGCACACCGAACGGCAAGGCCGACAGCGGCGGCGACGGTTCGACGACGGATTCGGCTGGCCGCTACTACATCACGAGCCACGTCGGGATTCAGATGTTCGATCCGACGGGACGGATGGGCGGCGTTATTGCGAAGCCACAGAACAAGGGTGCGGTGAGCGTCGCATTCGCCGGGCAGAATCTCGAATACCTTTACGTGGCCTGCTCGGACAAGGTTTATCGGCGCAAAACCCAGGCCAGGGGCGCTCTGTTTTTTCAACCGGCGATGCTTGGGTCACCCGTAAAGAGGTGACGACAGAGGAAATACTGCCAAGATAGGTTGAAGCGTTCGGGCGTTATTCGAAGTAGTCGGCCGATGGACGGCCAGCGTGGGGTTGGAGTTCAAGCTTCAGCTTGCCGGATCTTGCGTGATGGTTTCTGAACACGCTGAAGCGTGAAATCCAACACCCCGCCGGCTCACTCTGAATCCGAGTTGAATCGGGCTTGCTCGTCTGGCCGTTTTGCGATAAGGTCGCGCCATGGAAAGTAATTTGCCACCTGCGCCCGAATACAAAGGGCCGACGATGAATCCGCCGCCGATCATCACGCTGCCGCCCGCTTCCCGACCGCCGCGCAAGAGTCGGGGCTGGAAAATTTTTGCCATCATTTTATTGGTGCTGTTGGTGCTGAGCCTGTTCGCCAACTTGAGTCATTTGACGAGCGGCCTGGCGGGAGTCAAAGTCAGAAGTGCCCACTATGCCGGCCCTAAATTGGAGGAAGTGATTCTCAAGGACAACGATTCCGCCAATAAAATTGCGGTCGTGGACGTGGAAGGCATCATTACCGGGCAGGTGATTGATCGCGGCGGGGTCAGCCTTGTCGATCTGATCAAGGAGCAGTTGAGCCGCGCGGAGGAAGATCGCAAAGTCAGAGCGGTGCTGCTCAGAGTCAATTCGCCGGGCGGCGAAGTGCTGGCCTCGGATGAAATTTACCGTTTGATCGCCAAGTTTCAGACGGAGGCGCACAAACCCGTCGTCGCTTCGATGGGCAGTCTGGCCGCGTCCGGCGGTTACTATGTTTCCGCGCCCTGCCGATGGATCGTGGCCAACGAACTGACCATCACCGGCAGCATCGGCGTCATCATGCACGGCTACAACTATCGCGGGCTGATGAACAAAATCGGACTGCGACCGGAGGTTTACAAAAGCGGCAAGTTCAAGGACATGTTGAGCGGCGACCGCAACGACGAGGACATTCCGGCTGAAGAACGACAAATGGTGCAGGCGTTGATTGATGAGACGTTCGGCAAATTCAAGAGTGTGGTGGCGGAAGGCCGCAAAAACGCCAAGGCGAAAAACCGGGAGAAAGGCAACGCTTTGAGTGCGGACTGGGAAGATTACGCCGATGGCCGCGTCCTCTCGGGCAAGGAAGCCGAAAAACTGGGTTTCGTGGATGAGTTGGGCGATTTTGAAACTGCCGTCGAGGCGGCAAAAAGAATCGCCGGAGTCGGCCGGGCCAATTTAATCCAGTATCAACAACGATTTGATCTGGCGGATTTCTTTCAGTTGTTTGGGTCAACCGATGCGCGCACCACGCTCAAAGTGGACGTCGGCATGGATTTTCCCAAATTGCAGGCGGGACAGCTCTATTTCATTTCGCCGACGGTATTGCACTGAATGTGAAGGGCGTGACTGTCATCACGCACCCGTTGGTGCAGCACAACTTGACGCGGTTGCGGGACGAACGAACCGGGTCGCAGGAGTTCCGGCGGGTGTTGAGCGAAGTGGCCGCCTTGATGATTTACGAAGCGACTCGTTCTTTGGAAGTTGAATCGGTCTCCGTCATCACGCCTTTGACCCGGGCGCGTGGATTCACCCTGCGGCATGAAGTGATTTTGGTTCCCATTTTGCGCGCCGGTCTGGGGATGTTGGATTCCATTTTGCAACTGATTCCCCATGCCCGCGTTGGCTTCATCGGATTGAAACGTGAGGAAACAAGTTTGCAAGCGGTGGCTTACCATAAAAGTTTGCCGGCGGATTTGCGCCAGTTCGAAGTGTTCCTGATTGATCCCATGCTGGCCACCGGCGGGAGCGCCGTCGCCGCCTTGAATCTGCTGTCCGACTCCGGCGCCAGGCGCGTGCGAGTGGTAAACCTCGTGGCCGCCACGGCGGGCATTCAACGCGTGCGGGCGCATTATCCGGATGTGCCCATCTTCACTGCGGCCGTCGATCGCAGGCTGAACCAGAGAGGGTTCATCGTTCCCGGCCTGGGTGATGCGGGAGACCGGCTCTTTGGCGTTTGACAGACGATTCAAACCGACTTCTTATTGGTCACCCAACTTATTGGTCAACCAACAATTTCACCGAGCGCGATGAAACGCGGAAACCTATTGATCGTAGCGGACAGCGAGCATGACGCCAACATGCTTTACGCGGTCAAAATGTTCGTGCCCGACCCGTTCATTTATCTGCGGATTCGCGGGCGGGACATGGTGGTGATGAGTGATCTGGAACTTGACCGCGCCCGCGACCAGGCCGCGCATTGCCGCGTTCTTTCTCTCAGCGAATGCCAGAAGACCCTCCGGCGTCAGGGCGTCCGGCGCACGAGCTTTGCCCAGATCATACGGTTGCTATTGCGCGAAGAACAAATCGGACGGGTCTTTGTTCCGGAGAATTTTCCGCATGGGCTGGCCAATGAATTGTGTCGCCTCAACATCAAAGTTAAAGTCAGACCGGGCGGATTCTTCCCGCAACGCGAACAAAAATCCGCAGCCGAGGTGAAGAAAATCAGCGCGGCCCTCGTCATGGCCGAGGTTGGCTTGGCCGAAGCCATCCAGGCGCTCAAATCCGCCAAAATCGGCCGAAACCGCCGGTTGATCTATCATAACGTCCCCCTGACTTCAGAAAAATTGCGCTCCATCATCAACACCGCCATCATCCAGGCGAACGGCCAGGCCTGTCACACCATCGTCGCGGGCGGCAAACAGGGCTGCGATCCCCATGAACAAGGACACGGCAATCTCCACGCGCGCGAACCGATCATCCTGGATGTTTTCCCGCGATCCCAAAAGACCGGCTACTTCGGTGACATCACCCGCACGGTCGTGAAGGGCCGCGCCAGTGAAGCAGTCCGCAAACTTTACGACACGGTGAAGCGCGGCCAGGAACTTGCCTTCGGAGAATTGTATCGCAACACGCGCACGGCCGACGTTCACAAGGCCGTTCAGACATTGTTCAAACGGGAAGGTTACAAGACGGGAAAGGAGAACGGCCGCATGCAAGGTTTCTTCCATGGCACCGGCCACGGGCTGGGTTTGGAGATTCACGAAGCGCCGCGCCTGGGGGCGCATTCGACGGGTGTGTTGAAGACGGGCCACGTCGTGACCGTCGAACCGGGACTTTACTATCCGGAACTGGGCGGAGTGCGATTGGAGGATGTGGCCCTGATCACCAGCAACGGCCCACGCAACCTGACCCAGTTCGAAAAAGTGCTGGAAGTGTGAAACCCATTGTGACGCGACGCCGTCACTCATCCTCGAAATGAGACGCCTTGTCGCCCATTTGTCGCAGTGCTTTCGCTTTGACCACTGACAAGTCAACCGATCCGGGCAGCCCTTCCCTTGGCACGCATCCGGCTGGAATTATTGAACACAACGGAAATTGACGGGTCGATTAATCGTGATGAAGCTGGTCGGAGGCGTGATGCGGAGCAGAGCGCTCCGATGCGAACGGCTCACTCAGACTGAAAGCAAAAAACTATGTTGATTCTTGACCAATGGTGGTGGCTGATCTTACCCGGGTTAATTCTCGGCCTCTACGCCGAGATCAAGGTGTCGTCCACGTATCGAAAATTCCTGCAAGTGGGGTCAGAGTCGGGGCTGACCGGAGCCCAGGCGGCCCGGGAAATCCTGGACGACGCCGATCTGGAGCATGTGCCCGTGGCAGAAATCGGAGGACATCTGACCGACCACTATGATCCGGTCAAGAAAGCATTGTTCCTCTCGTCGGAGAATTTTCACGGGCAATCGCTTTCGGCCATCGGTGTGGCGGCGCACGAGGCCGGCCACGCGTTGCAACAGAAGGCCGCCTACGCGCCGTTTAATTTCCGGATGACACTGGTACCCGCCTTCCAGTTTGCCAGCCATGCCTGGGCGGGAATCATTTTTTTGGGCTGGATACTGGGTGGCGCATTTTTTGCCAAGTTCATTGGGATAGCGATCGGTGTCTTTGCGGTCATCACGTTATTTCAGGTGATTACCTTGCCTGTGGAGTTTGACGCCAGCCGCCGGGCCAAAGCACAATTGCTGAAAATTGGACTTATCCGAAACCAGGAAAGCGCAGCGGTGGCCAAAGTGTTGAATGCCGCGGCCATGACCTATGTGGCCGCGATGGTGGGCGCTGTCCTATCGCTGCTTCACTTGATCCTGATCGCTCGTGGAAATGATCGCAACTGAAGAACTGGCAGGCGATTGACTCACCGTACAACCAGGGAGATTACGGCTGATCAACATGGTTAATTTGCTTGCGGACAAAGTCTGAATCTCTAATTTTTCCCTCTGCCTATGGCTGTGAAGAACAAGCGATGGAAGTCCAACCGCGGGAAAGCCTCTCGGCACCGCAACCCAGCCAATTCATTCCCAGCACCGCGCCGCACAAAATCATCCGTCGAAAAAGCAGTTGAATCAACCGAGCTGCCGGTCGTACCGCGTGACGATGTTGCCATCGCGCCCACCGACCGGGAACGCGGTTCGTACGACGGGGATACCGCCATCAAGTTATACCTGCGCGAGATTGGGCAGGTGAAATTGCTGACACCTCAACAAGAAATCGAATTGGCCGCCAAGATCAAAAAAGGGAGCAAGAAAGCGCGGGAACAAATGATCAAGGCCAACCTGCGGCTGGTCGTCAAGATCGCCCACGACTATGAAGGGATTGGCCTGCCGCTGCTGGACCTTATCAGCGAAGGCAACATCGGATTGATGAAAGCTGTCGAACGCTTTGATCCATCCAAGGGCGCCAAACTTTCGACCTACGGTTCGTGGTGGATCAAGCAATCCATCAAACGCGCCCTGGCCAACCAGTCCAAAACCATCCGGCTGCCCGTTCATCTGGTGGATAAGATTTCCAAAATGGGCCGCACCGCCATGAAACTTCAGGAAATTCTGGGCCGCGAGCCGACCGATGAGGAACTGGCGGCGGAGATGGGAGTGCCGACCACGCGCGTGATGCAAATGCGCACCGCCGCGATCCGCCCGGCCTCACTGGACGCGCCGATCGGCGACGAGGATTCCAACAATTATGGTGAAGTGGTCCAGGACGAAGCCGCCGACACCCCATACCAACACCTTGAAGAAAAAACCGTGACCAGCATGCTTCAGGAAATGGTCAAGACCCTCGATCCGCGCGAAGCCACCATTCTCCGGTATCGTTTCGGCCTGGACGGCGGCACGGAAAAAACCCTTGAAGAAGTCGGAGAAAAATTTGGCGTGACCCGCGAACGCGTGCGCCAGATCCAAAACATCGCGTTGCGCAAGCTCCGCAAGATGATCACCAAACTGGAGGCCGAACCACAGTGACGCCGATCTAATCTATGCTGTCCACCCTGAATCCGCCAAGGCCGACGCCTCTCGACATTGAGCGCAGTATCCGCAACATTCCCGACTTTCCCAAGCCGGGCATTCAGTTCAAAGACATCACGCCCCTGCTCGCGGATGCCCGCCTTTTTTCCGGTAGCATCGACTTGCTCACCGCACACTTCAAACCTGGGATGGTTGATGCGGTGGTGGGTATCGATGCGCGTGGTTTCATTTTCGCCGCCGCTGCCGCCCTCCGGCTTCAGGCGGGATTTGTTCCCGTGCGCAAGAAAGGCAAACTGCCCTACCAGATTCACGAGCAGGACTACGCTCTGGAATACGGCACCAACACGATCGCCATTCACGTGGACGCGGTCACGCCGGGCAGCCGCGTTCTCCTGATCGATGACCTGCTCGCCACCGGTGGCACCGCCGCCGCTGCCGCCGCCCTGCTGCAAAGAATTGGCGCGCAGATTCTGGAGATTTCCTTCCTGATCGAATTGAGCTTCCTGCACGGACGCGAAAAACTGAAACAATATCCTGTCCGTTCACTCGTGGTTTATTGATTTGGAAAACGCGTTGCCTCATCCAGTTTTGGACCATCCTCCCAAGCATTCCCTTGAGCTTCGAAAAATATTCCAGGTGCGGAATTATGATCTGGCCGCCACCTTGACCTCTGGTCAGACGTTTCGTTGGCAACGGGAAAACGATTCGTGGTCGGGAGTGATCGGTGATCATTGGGTGCGACTCCGGTCAGGCAACAATTCAATCATCGCCGAAACCGCTGAACCTGTGGCCCGCTGGGTTTGGCTCGCTGACTATTTACAAATCGAGCAAGACTTGGATGCGGTGCTGGCAAGTTTTCCGGATGACGAACCGATGCGCGCCGCCGTGGCCGCTTCTCCGGGCTTGCGGTTATTGCGGCAGGATCCTTGGGAATGTCTGGCCTCCTTTATCCTCTCCTCCAGCAAGCAAATCGTTCAAATCCAACAGATCATCGCGCTGCTCAGCCAACGCTTCGGGAAACCGTTGAGAGTCGCGCGCGCGTGCGTCCCCGCTTTCACGTTCCCAACACCTGCCAGCCTGGCAGATCGGACTGAAGGCGAGTTGCGCGATTGCAAAATGGGGTTTCGCGCTGCCTACTTGTTGGCCACGGCGCGCATTATCGCCAGTGGACAACTCCAGCTCGACCGGTTGAAAAGTCTATCGTTAGAAGAAGCCAGAGTGGAATTGCTGACGTTGCCCGGGGTGGGCCGAAAAATTGCCGATTGCGTTTTGTTGTTTGCTTATGGCCTTCCAATGGCCTTCCCGGTGGATGTATGGATGACAAAGGCCCTCCGCGAACTTTATTTCCCCCGTCGGCGGGTTGGTTTGTCAAAGTTGCAGCATTTCGCGACCACTCACTTCGGTAAGAATGCTGGCTATGCCCAGCAATATCTGTTTCACTACCGGCGCGTGCGGGTTGGGCGGTGAGCCATCGGAAGAATCACTGCCGCCTACCCATCACGCAGATGAACGGACAGTAGTTCAACCTAAAGACCATGTCCAAATCGCTCGAAGTCTTGTTCACGCCGGCTGAATACAATGCGCTCGCCCAGCGCGACCTGAGCGACACCGTTTGCGTCGTCTTCGACATCCTGCGCGCCACCAGCACGATGGTCACCGCGCTGGCCAATGGCGCCACCGCCATCATCCCCGTGGCGGAAATTCCGGAGGCGCTGGCCATCCGCGATCGACAACCGGCGGTATTGCTGGCCGGGGAACGCGATGGCGTGCGCATTCGCGCGTCCCAGACCGGCAGCATCGATTTCGATTTCGGCAATTCTCCACGTGAGTTCATCCGGGAACGCGTGGAAGGCAAAACCATTGTCATCGCCACCACCAACGGCACGCGCGCGCTCCGAGCCTGTGCGTCGGCGAAAAAAGTCTTGATCGGTTCATTCCTGAATTTGCGATCGGTTGCCACCTGGATTCGCGACCAATCCCCGCCCCGCTTGTTGCTGGTCTGCAGCGGCACTTACGAACAGGCCGCGCTGGAAGATACCCTTGCAGCCGGAGCGTTGTGCGAAAAAATCTGGCCGCATTACGCGCTGGGACAGGTCGCGGACTCGGCGGAAATCGCGCGACGGATTTATCCTTTGCTCCAAAGCGACCTCTTTGGCGCCATGCGACACTCACGCAACGGACAGCGTTTACTCGCCAACCCGGCGTTGCGCGATGACGTGCGCGCCTGCGTTCAGCGCGAAACCCTCAATTTGGTCGCGGAGTTGTGCCAGGACGGCAGGGTGAAGAAAATGGGGTAATCTTCCCGTCTGGCGTATAGATTTTCATTCCTCTGAATTGCCGCTCACATCTCTTTCCATGAATTGCGTAGCGCAGGCCGTCCGGCACGGGGCGGGGACGCCTGCGCTACCTCGAGCGCGCATCATGTCACAATGCGCGATTTTCAAATCGTCGGAGCTTTCCATCAGTCCGACCGGAATCATCTCCCAAACTTTGTCGCATATGCGACAAAGTTTGGGAGGCCCGGGTTCAAGGCCCCGATGCACGTCCGATGTTGGAGGTGAAAACTGCCCATGAACCTTGAATCGGCAGTCGTGAGGGCGTTTATCCCGAGGGCCTCTGCTCTTTCCGATAGCTGGCCACAACCCAGTCACTAAGCACCTTGTCCGGCGTTCGCACGGCCTCAACGTCGATGGCGAACTGCCGCTGGCCGGTATTTTGTGAAATCAGTTTAAGGCCGAACTGATAATCCTTGAACCGCTCGGCGCACCAGTCGCGAATCGATTTAGAATTTTCCAACGCCTGGCAAACCAGCAAGTCAGCCGCCGCTTCCGTGAAGCGGATTTCCAGCCCGTGATTGTCCTGAAACTTCTGCTCAAACTCCTGCACCAACTGGCGCGCCACCAACCGCTCCTCGTGTTGCTGCTCGGCCAGGAGTTTTTGCAAGGCAGCCGCCGGATGGTCCACCATTTCACGCGTGACGATGAAGCGCTTCACGCTTGTGGACGGCAGTTCGAATTTGATGTCGCGAAAGATTCGCTCGCAAACCGTCATCAGGCCGCGCGCGCCGGTCTGTTCGTCGCCCGCCAGTTCCGCGATGCGACGAAGTCCCTCATCCTGAAAAAGGACTTCGATGCCGTAAGCCGCAAAGGACTGTTCGTATTGGCGAATCAAGCTGCCCTCCGACGTTTTCAAAACGGCGAACAGGTCATCGACACTCAACGTCTGGCACACCACGCGCACCGGCAAACGTCCGATAAATTCCGGTTCAAAACCGAAATCGATGAAGTCGCGCGTCTGGGTTTGTTCCAGGACTTGTTCGCCGAGTTCTGCGGTTGAATCCCGGGCGGCAAAGCCGATGGTCGCCTCGCGCAAACGGCGGCGGACGATTTTTTCCAACCCGCCGAACGCGCCGCTGACGATGAACAGAATGTGTTTCGTGTTGATGGCGGCGGGCGCTTTCTTGCCCCGTTGGGTCATGTCCATCATGGCCTGAATCTGCCCGGCGATATCGTTGGGCGAATGCGCGGGAACATCGGTTTCCTCCATCAACTTGAGCAGGTTGGTCTGCACACCGCGGCCGCTCACGTCGCGGCCCGTGGCATTGTTGACCGTCGCGATTTTATCGATCTCATCAATGTAGATGATGCCGTATTGAGCGCGCCCCGCGTCGCCGTCCGCGCGCCGCACCAGTTCACGCACCAAATCCTCCACGTCACCGCCGACGTAGCCCGTCTCGGAAAATTTGCTGGCATCCCCTTTCACAAACGGCACCCCGATCAAATCCGCCATGCTGCGGATCAGGTAGGTTTTGCCCACGCCGGTCGGGCCGATGAGAATGATGTTCTGCTTGGCATAGTTGGGTTGGTCTTTCCCAGTCATGGCTGCGCGCACATGGTTGTAATGGTCGCACAACGCCACGCTCAAAACTTTTTTCGCCTCCTCCTGCTTGATGACGAAGCGGTCGAGGTATGCCTTCACATCGCGCGGCTTGTAATCGAAAACAAACTCGTCCTCCGGAGGAGTTGTCTCCGGACCTTCCGGCGAGCCTGCGGGCACCGATTGTTCCTGACTTGGGGCCTGGCTGGTTTGAAATTGCTGGCGCAACAGCTCCGACAATTGCCGTTGGAATTCCTCCGGCGAAGGCGGTCCACTTGAATTTAGATGAGTCATGACTTGATTCGACCGTCCCCAAGATGTTTCGTTCGGTCTTGGAAACGATTACCTCAGCCTAATGTGTGATTGCCTTGACCGCAATGCCAAGCGGGTTTCCTCTCGCGCAAACCACAGAAACCAATCGCCATTTGCGGCGTGGTCAAACTCCCCTATTGCTTGATGGGATGCTTTGCCGTAGCTTTGCCGCGCTTGTGACATGAAAGTTTATATCGACGGCAAATACTACGACGAGAAGAACGCGACAATTTCCGTGTTCGATCACGGCTTGCTGTATGGCGACGGCATTTTTGAAGGCATTCGCGCTTACAATGGGCGGGTCTTCAAATTGAAGGAGCACGTTGACCGGTTGTTCTATTCGGCCAAAGCCATTCTGCTCACGCTGCCATTGTCGCACAGCCAGATCATGCGCGCAGTCGTGGAAACCTGCCGGCGAAACAAACTCCACGACGGCTACATCCGCTTGGTGGTTACTCGCGGCATCGGCTCGCTCGGACTGAATCCGAAAAGTTGCAAGAATCCGTCGGTCATCATCATTGCGGATAAAATACAACTTTACCCGCATGGCTATTACAAGAACGGCTTGGAGATAATTACCGTGCCGACGGTGCGAAATTTGCACAGCGCGCTGAATCCGGCAATCAAGTCGCTCAATTACTTGAACAACGTGCTGGCCAAAATCGAAGCCAACAACGGCGGTTGCGAAGAAGCGATCATGTTGAACGCCGAAGGGTTTGTATCCGAGTGCACCGGCGACAACGTCTTCATCGTCAAGGCCGGCCACTTGCTCACGCCGCCGCTCTCGGCAGGCGCTTTGTATGGCATCACACGCAGTGTGGTGATGGAATTAGCCAAGGAATCCGGCTTGACCGTGGGTGAACCCAACCTGACGCGTTACGATCTTTTCAATGCCGATGAATGTTTCCTCACTGGCACGGGCGCGGAATTGATTCCCGTGGTCAAGATTGATGGGCGCATCATCGGCAACGGCAAGCCAGGACCGGTGACGGCGCGGTTGGTGGCCAAATACGCCGCCTTGACTAAAGTCTCCGGCGAGCCGATATACGACTAGGTTTATGCTTTGCTGCGTTTGTAAAGAAAAAGAAGCGACGGTGCAC
Proteins encoded in this region:
- a CDS encoding esterase family protein, with product MKPNRSVRFCSILILALSSFVARAADDYKLGPESMPQEGVPQGEVTKHKWESKIFEGTVRDYWVYVPKQYDAAKPACVMVFQDGGGYVSTNGQYRVPTVFDNLIAKKEMPVTIGIFINPGEVPAAEAGQKPRSNRSFEYDSLSDQYARFLLEEILPEVGKKYNLTKDPEGRAICGISSGGICAWTVAWERPEAFRKVLSHVGSFTNIRGGHVYPALIRKTEKKPIRVFLQDGSGDLDNLHGNWPLANQEMAAALKFAKYDYKFEFGDGGHNGKHGGAILPESLKWLWQDYAK
- a CDS encoding SMP-30/gluconolactonase/LRE family protein, producing the protein MPLSTVLIDGEGWQLVGEGYGFTDAACSDAEGNFYFSDLPKSVVHRVSADGKVTPFLENGPKISGLKFGPDGRLYACTQGPKKQVVAFRLPSKEMTVLADNVQPNDLVVSHKGFVYFTETGKGQVTIVDAKGNVRVGATGIKAPNGITLSADQGTLVVSEYSGTNAWAFRVESDGSLTHGERYVTLRTPNGKADSGGDGSTTDSAGRYYITSHVGIQMFDPTGRMGGVIAKPQNKGAVSVAFAGQNLEYLYVACSDKVYRRKTQARGALFFQPAMLGSPVKR
- the sppA gene encoding signal peptide peptidase SppA, which codes for MESNLPPAPEYKGPTMNPPPIITLPPASRPPRKSRGWKIFAIILLVLLVLSLFANLSHLTSGLAGVKVRSAHYAGPKLEEVILKDNDSANKIAVVDVEGIITGQVIDRGGVSLVDLIKEQLSRAEEDRKVRAVLLRVNSPGGEVLASDEIYRLIAKFQTEAHKPVVASMGSLAASGGYYVSAPCRWIVANELTITGSIGVIMHGYNYRGLMNKIGLRPEVYKSGKFKDMLSGDRNDEDIPAEERQMVQALIDETFGKFKSVVAEGRKNAKAKNREKGNALSADWEDYADGRVLSGKEAEKLGFVDELGDFETAVEAAKRIAGVGRANLIQYQQRFDLADFFQLFGSTDARTTLKVDVGMDFPKLQAGQLYFISPTVLH
- the upp gene encoding uracil phosphoribosyltransferase; the protein is MKGVTVITHPLVQHNLTRLRDERTGSQEFRRVLSEVAALMIYEATRSLEVESVSVITPLTRARGFTLRHEVILVPILRAGLGMLDSILQLIPHARVGFIGLKREETSLQAVAYHKSLPADLRQFEVFLIDPMLATGGSAVAALNLLSDSGARRVRVVNLVAATAGIQRVRAHYPDVPIFTAAVDRRLNQRGFIVPGLGDAGDRLFGV
- a CDS encoding M24 family metallopeptidase, whose product is MKRGNLLIVADSEHDANMLYAVKMFVPDPFIYLRIRGRDMVVMSDLELDRARDQAAHCRVLSLSECQKTLRRQGVRRTSFAQIIRLLLREEQIGRVFVPENFPHGLANELCRLNIKVKVRPGGFFPQREQKSAAEVKKISAALVMAEVGLAEAIQALKSAKIGRNRRLIYHNVPLTSEKLRSIINTAIIQANGQACHTIVAGGKQGCDPHEQGHGNLHAREPIILDVFPRSQKTGYFGDITRTVVKGRASEAVRKLYDTVKRGQELAFGELYRNTRTADVHKAVQTLFKREGYKTGKENGRMQGFFHGTGHGLGLEIHEAPRLGAHSTGVLKTGHVVTVEPGLYYPELGGVRLEDVALITSNGPRNLTQFEKVLEV
- a CDS encoding zinc metallopeptidase, which produces MLILDQWWWLILPGLILGLYAEIKVSSTYRKFLQVGSESGLTGAQAAREILDDADLEHVPVAEIGGHLTDHYDPVKKALFLSSENFHGQSLSAIGVAAHEAGHALQQKAAYAPFNFRMTLVPAFQFASHAWAGIIFLGWILGGAFFAKFIGIAIGVFAVITLFQVITLPVEFDASRRAKAQLLKIGLIRNQESAAVAKVLNAAAMTYVAAMVGAVLSLLHLILIARGNDRN
- a CDS encoding sigma-70 family RNA polymerase sigma factor: MAVKNKRWKSNRGKASRHRNPANSFPAPRRTKSSVEKAVESTELPVVPRDDVAIAPTDRERGSYDGDTAIKLYLREIGQVKLLTPQQEIELAAKIKKGSKKAREQMIKANLRLVVKIAHDYEGIGLPLLDLISEGNIGLMKAVERFDPSKGAKLSTYGSWWIKQSIKRALANQSKTIRLPVHLVDKISKMGRTAMKLQEILGREPTDEELAAEMGVPTTRVMQMRTAAIRPASLDAPIGDEDSNNYGEVVQDEAADTPYQHLEEKTVTSMLQEMVKTLDPREATILRYRFGLDGGTEKTLEEVGEKFGVTRERVRQIQNIALRKLRKMITKLEAEPQ
- a CDS encoding adenine phosphoribosyltransferase, translated to MLSTLNPPRPTPLDIERSIRNIPDFPKPGIQFKDITPLLADARLFSGSIDLLTAHFKPGMVDAVVGIDARGFIFAAAAALRLQAGFVPVRKKGKLPYQIHEQDYALEYGTNTIAIHVDAVTPGSRVLLIDDLLATGGTAAAAAALLQRIGAQILEISFLIELSFLHGREKLKQYPVRSLVVY
- a CDS encoding 2-phosphosulfolactate phosphatase — translated: MSKSLEVLFTPAEYNALAQRDLSDTVCVVFDILRATSTMVTALANGATAIIPVAEIPEALAIRDRQPAVLLAGERDGVRIRASQTGSIDFDFGNSPREFIRERVEGKTIVIATTNGTRALRACASAKKVLIGSFLNLRSVATWIRDQSPPRLLLVCSGTYEQAALEDTLAAGALCEKIWPHYALGQVADSAEIARRIYPLLQSDLFGAMRHSRNGQRLLANPALRDDVRACVQRETLNLVAELCQDGRVKKMG